Proteins from a single region of Labedella gwakjiensis:
- the coxB gene encoding cytochrome c oxidase subunit II translates to MRSKRLRWAAVPVALTLAVVLAGCTQAELNGYLPGFKEGEAPVTNRTEMVSGLWTNSWIVLLVVGIITWGLILWAVVVYRRRKGQTGLPVQMRYNMPIEIFYTIVPLILVLGFFAFTARDQEIIETQYENPDVQIDVYGKQWAWDFVYKGAADGEDVWSAGVQAQDIEGDDTEAGAVDQDQLPTLYLPVNAEVNFDLNSRDVQHSFWVIDFLYKKDLYPGITNHMAVQPLREGTYAGKCAELCGEYHSRMLFNVKVVSQEEYDDYIQSLVDLGNVGDYGSTYDRDYTPGLTGGEGTEEGAGS, encoded by the coding sequence GTGCGCTCGAAACGACTCCGATGGGCTGCAGTTCCGGTCGCCCTCACCCTTGCGGTAGTGCTCGCCGGCTGCACCCAGGCTGAACTGAACGGCTATCTGCCGGGCTTCAAGGAGGGCGAGGCGCCCGTCACGAACCGGACGGAGATGGTCTCCGGTCTGTGGACCAACTCCTGGATCGTTCTCCTCGTCGTGGGCATCATCACCTGGGGTCTCATCCTCTGGGCCGTCGTGGTGTACCGACGCCGGAAGGGCCAGACCGGCCTGCCCGTGCAGATGCGGTACAACATGCCGATCGAGATCTTCTACACGATCGTGCCGCTCATCCTGGTCCTCGGCTTCTTCGCGTTCACGGCACGTGACCAGGAGATCATCGAGACGCAGTACGAGAACCCGGACGTGCAGATCGACGTCTACGGCAAGCAGTGGGCCTGGGACTTCGTGTACAAGGGCGCTGCCGACGGCGAGGACGTCTGGTCTGCCGGCGTGCAGGCTCAGGACATCGAGGGCGATGACACCGAAGCCGGAGCCGTCGATCAGGACCAGCTCCCCACCCTCTACCTGCCGGTCAACGCCGAAGTCAACTTCGACCTCAACTCTCGCGATGTGCAGCACTCCTTCTGGGTCATCGACTTCCTGTACAAGAAGGACCTGTACCCGGGCATCACAAACCACATGGCCGTGCAGCCCCTCCGTGAGGGCACCTATGCCGGCAAGTGCGCCGAGCTCTGCGGCGAGTACCACTCGCGCATGCTCTTCAACGTCAAGGTCGTGTCGCAGGAGGAGTACGACGACTACATCCAGTCGCTCGTCGACCTCGGGAACGTCGGCGACTACGGCAGCACGTACGACAGGGACTACACGCCCGGCTTGACCGGCGGCGAAGGAACGGAAGAGGGAGCAGGCTCATGA
- the ctaD gene encoding cytochrome c oxidase subunit I, translating to MTSVVDLPAGQAKVVNASGVDRKGNMVVNWITSTDHKTIGYMYLISSFFFFCIGGVMALIIRAQLFEPGLEILATKEQYNQLFTMHGTIMLLMFATPLFAGFANVIMPLQIGAPDVAFPRLNAFAFWLFLFGSTIAVSGFLTPGGAAAFGWFAYTPLSSTTFTPGLGGHLWVFGLGLSGFGTILGAVNFITTIITMRAPGMTMFRMPIFTWNTLVTSLLVLMAFPVLAAALLALGADRVFDAQIYDPAHGGAILWQHLFWFFGHPEVYIIALPFFGIVSEIFPVFSRKPIFGYKTLIYATIAIAALSVTVWAHHMYVTGSVLLPWFALMTMLIAVPTGVKIFNWIGTMWRGSITFETPMLWSIGFLITFTFGGLTGVILASPPLDFAVSDSYFVVAHFHYVVFGTVVFAMFAGFYFWWPKWTGKMLNEKLGYWHFWILFIGFHMTFLIQHWLGVVGMPRRYATYSPEDGFTWMNQVSTVGAMVLASSMIPFFLNVFITARTAPKVTVNDPWGYGASLEWATSCPPPRHNFTSIPRIRSERPAFDLNHPEAMPVGVGPAKDAPDAPVYDAGSEKVK from the coding sequence ATGACGAGTGTCGTCGATCTGCCCGCGGGCCAGGCGAAGGTCGTGAACGCCAGCGGCGTCGACCGAAAAGGCAACATGGTGGTCAACTGGATCACCTCGACCGATCACAAGACGATCGGGTACATGTACCTGATCTCGTCGTTCTTCTTCTTCTGCATCGGCGGAGTGATGGCCCTCATCATCCGCGCGCAGCTCTTCGAGCCGGGCCTCGAGATCCTCGCGACGAAGGAGCAGTACAACCAGCTCTTCACGATGCACGGCACGATCATGCTGCTCATGTTCGCCACCCCGCTCTTCGCGGGTTTCGCGAACGTGATCATGCCGTTGCAGATCGGCGCCCCCGACGTCGCGTTCCCGCGCCTCAACGCCTTCGCCTTCTGGCTCTTCCTCTTCGGCAGCACCATCGCGGTCAGCGGATTCCTCACCCCGGGTGGCGCTGCCGCCTTCGGCTGGTTCGCGTACACGCCGTTGTCGAGCACCACCTTCACGCCGGGGCTCGGCGGTCACCTCTGGGTGTTCGGTCTCGGCCTCAGCGGATTCGGCACCATCCTCGGTGCCGTCAACTTCATCACCACGATCATCACCATGCGCGCTCCCGGCATGACGATGTTCCGGATGCCGATCTTCACGTGGAACACGCTCGTGACGTCGCTGCTCGTGCTCATGGCGTTCCCTGTGCTCGCCGCGGCCCTCCTGGCCCTCGGCGCCGATCGCGTCTTCGACGCCCAGATCTACGACCCGGCTCACGGAGGCGCGATCCTCTGGCAGCACCTGTTCTGGTTCTTCGGTCACCCGGAGGTCTACATCATCGCTCTGCCGTTCTTCGGCATCGTGTCGGAAATCTTCCCGGTGTTCAGCCGCAAGCCCATCTTCGGATACAAGACGCTCATCTACGCGACCATCGCCATCGCAGCGCTCTCGGTCACGGTGTGGGCGCACCACATGTACGTCACGGGCTCGGTGCTGCTGCCGTGGTTCGCGCTCATGACGATGCTCATCGCTGTGCCGACGGGTGTGAAGATCTTCAACTGGATCGGCACCATGTGGCGGGGGTCGATCACTTTCGAGACGCCCATGCTCTGGAGCATCGGCTTCCTGATCACCTTCACCTTCGGTGGACTGACGGGCGTCATCCTGGCGTCTCCGCCCCTCGACTTCGCGGTGTCGGACTCCTACTTCGTCGTCGCCCACTTCCACTACGTCGTCTTCGGCACCGTGGTGTTCGCGATGTTCGCCGGTTTCTACTTCTGGTGGCCGAAGTGGACGGGCAAGATGCTCAACGAGAAGCTCGGGTACTGGCACTTCTGGATCCTGTTCATCGGCTTCCACATGACCTTCCTCATCCAGCACTGGCTCGGCGTCGTCGGAATGCCGCGTCGTTACGCCACGTACTCACCGGAGGACGGCTTCACCTGGATGAACCAGGTGTCCACGGTCGGCGCCATGGTCCTCGCGAGCTCGATGATCCCGTTCTTCCTCAACGTGTTCATCACCGCCCGCACGGCGCCCAAGGTCACCGTGAACGATCCGTGGGGTTACGGCGCGTCGCTCGAGTGGGCCACGTCCTGCCCGCCGCCGCGTCACAACTTCACCTCCATCCCGCGCATCCGCTCCGAGCGCCCGGCGTTCGACCTGAACCATCCGGAGGCGATGCCCGTCGGCGTCGGCCCGGCCAAGGATGCTCCCGACGCACCGGTGTACGACGCCGGTTCCGAGAAAGTGAAGTGA
- a CDS encoding cytochrome b, with product MSTTTEDRPAPVAEKRSGGITAAASNYIDERTSISAVVKEFGRKVFPDHWSFLLGEVALYSFVVILLSGTFLTFFFQASMAEVHYDGSYVPLKGVEMSAAMASSLDISFDIRGGLLMRQIHHWAALLFVASIGLHMMRIFFTGAFRKPRELNWVIGFVLFILAMAEGFTGYSLPDDLLSGNGLRIIDGMIKGIPLVGTWISFLLFGGEFPGTAIVGRLYTLHILLLPALVLLFIALHLVFVVVHKHTQFSGPGKTQQNVVGYPVLPVYAAKAGGFFFIVFGVIALLATFFTINPIWNYGPYDPSPVSAGTQPDWYIGFADGALRLIPPHLEFVLFERTWSFNILIPLGALGIFIVLAMLYPFVEAWVTGDKREHHILDRPRNAATRTAIGAAGLTFYAGLWAAASSDIIATHFKVTMEGVIHALQFMVIAGPFIAYFITKRICLALQKKDREIVLHGYESGRIIRLPGGEYIEKHEPIDEYQRWKLVSYHDYKPLMIRPNSRGKISAAQKVRASLSRWFFEDRIAPVSRGEIEASHHDH from the coding sequence ATGAGCACCACCACTGAAGACCGTCCGGCACCCGTCGCCGAGAAGCGGTCGGGCGGCATCACGGCCGCTGCGTCCAACTACATCGACGAGCGCACGTCGATCTCCGCCGTGGTCAAGGAATTCGGCCGCAAGGTCTTCCCCGACCACTGGTCGTTCCTCCTCGGCGAGGTCGCGCTCTACAGCTTCGTCGTGATCCTGCTGTCCGGTACCTTCCTGACGTTCTTCTTCCAGGCGTCGATGGCCGAGGTGCACTACGACGGATCGTATGTGCCGCTCAAGGGCGTCGAGATGTCGGCTGCCATGGCGTCGTCCCTCGACATCTCGTTCGACATCCGCGGTGGACTCCTGATGCGTCAGATCCACCACTGGGCCGCCTTGCTGTTCGTCGCGTCCATCGGTCTGCACATGATGCGCATCTTCTTCACCGGTGCGTTCCGCAAGCCGCGCGAGCTCAACTGGGTCATCGGTTTCGTCCTCTTCATCCTCGCGATGGCCGAAGGCTTCACCGGATACTCGCTCCCCGACGACCTCCTCTCCGGAAACGGTCTGCGGATCATCGACGGGATGATCAAGGGAATCCCCCTCGTCGGTACCTGGATCTCGTTCCTCCTCTTCGGTGGGGAGTTCCCCGGAACCGCGATCGTCGGGCGGCTGTACACGCTCCACATCCTGCTGCTGCCCGCCCTGGTGCTGCTGTTCATCGCGCTCCACCTCGTGTTCGTCGTCGTGCACAAGCACACGCAGTTCAGCGGACCGGGCAAGACCCAGCAGAACGTCGTCGGTTACCCGGTCCTCCCGGTGTACGCCGCCAAGGCCGGTGGTTTCTTCTTCATCGTGTTCGGCGTCATCGCCCTGCTCGCCACGTTCTTCACGATCAACCCGATCTGGAACTACGGGCCGTACGACCCGTCACCGGTCTCGGCCGGTACACAGCCGGACTGGTACATCGGTTTCGCCGATGGGGCTCTCCGTCTCATCCCGCCGCACCTCGAGTTCGTCCTGTTCGAGCGCACGTGGTCGTTCAACATCCTGATCCCGCTCGGCGCGCTGGGTATCTTCATCGTGTTGGCGATGCTGTACCCGTTCGTCGAGGCGTGGGTCACGGGTGACAAGCGCGAGCACCACATCCTCGACCGTCCGCGGAACGCGGCCACGCGTACCGCTATCGGCGCAGCCGGCCTCACGTTCTACGCCGGTCTGTGGGCCGCGGCCAGCTCCGACATCATCGCGACTCACTTCAAGGTCACGATGGAGGGCGTGATCCATGCTCTGCAGTTCATGGTCATCGCCGGTCCGTTCATCGCCTACTTCATCACCAAGCGCATCTGTCTGGCGCTCCAGAAGAAGGACCGAGAGATCGTCCTGCACGGCTACGAGTCCGGCCGTATCATCCGCCTCCCCGGTGGTGAGTACATCGAGAAGCACGAGCCGATCGACGAGTACCAGCGGTGGAAGCTCGTGAGCTACCACGACTACAAGCCTCTGATGATCCGCCCGAACTCCCGTGGCAAGATCTCGGCGGCACAGAAGGTGCGTGCGTCGCTCTCCCGCTGGTTCTTTGAGGACCGCATCGCGCCGGTGTCGCGTGGCGAGATCGAGGCGTCGCACCACGACCACTGA
- a CDS encoding GNAT family N-acetyltransferase, translating into MTLIRRGSLDDRDAVFQLARQFVTETASIDLDGFTVAFNNVIRWRENETNVLHVAENDEGAVIGYTLMSVSRLLHVSGLTAHLQELVVDESARGKGVGSDLVYANELYAMERGVRRLTMSTSRAGEFYRRLGYEVTAEFYKKILPAGG; encoded by the coding sequence GTGACCCTCATCCGACGGGGATCGCTCGACGATCGAGATGCCGTTTTCCAGCTGGCCCGACAGTTCGTGACCGAGACGGCGTCCATCGATCTCGACGGATTCACGGTCGCCTTCAACAACGTGATCCGGTGGCGCGAGAACGAGACCAATGTGCTCCACGTCGCAGAGAACGATGAGGGCGCCGTCATCGGCTACACCCTCATGAGCGTCTCACGACTGCTTCACGTGTCCGGTCTGACCGCGCACCTCCAGGAACTCGTCGTCGACGAGTCCGCGCGCGGCAAGGGAGTCGGCTCCGACCTCGTATATGCGAACGAGCTCTATGCGATGGAACGGGGCGTTCGGAGACTGACGATGTCGACATCTCGCGCCGGCGAGTTCTATCGTCGCCTCGGCTATGAGGTCACCGCCGAGTTCTACAAGAAGATCCTCCCCGCCGGCGGCTGA
- a CDS encoding cytochrome c oxidase subunit 4, with protein sequence MRANTNLFWLLTAFFGLSAVVYTGWNLLDDKHIVEWVGTVALLLSTALGAFLAFYLGRVHKNQGGELPEDTLTADIDDGDPEIGHFSPWSWWPIFLAGALALVFLGVAIGPWIAFIGLPLVLIAIVGWCYEYYRGYFAR encoded by the coding sequence GTGAGGGCTAATACCAACCTCTTCTGGCTGCTCACGGCCTTCTTCGGGCTGTCGGCAGTGGTGTACACCGGCTGGAATCTTCTCGACGACAAGCACATCGTGGAGTGGGTCGGCACTGTCGCATTGCTCCTGAGCACGGCGCTCGGGGCTTTCCTCGCGTTCTACCTCGGACGGGTCCACAAGAACCAGGGCGGTGAGCTGCCCGAGGACACCCTGACGGCGGACATCGACGATGGCGACCCGGAGATCGGGCACTTCAGCCCGTGGAGCTGGTGGCCGATCTTCCTGGCCGGCGCGCTCGCGCTCGTCTTCCTCGGAGTCGCAATCGGGCCGTGGATCGCCTTCATCGGCCTCCCGCTCGTGCTCATCGCCATCGTCGGATGGTGCTACGAGTACTACCGCGGCTACTTCGCCCGCTAG
- a CDS encoding AAA family ATPase, giving the protein MVDREQQNDPSPVEPRLPRRILVAGSSGAGKTTLAAALASRLSLPYTELDSLFHGPSWTPRESFVADVTAIAHADAWVSEWSYSSARPVLLDRAELFIGLDYSRAVVMARVIRRTLVRRWARIELWNGNREPALRTVFTDPEHVVRWSWSTFTRNRKLIRSVAAAPPPGLDVILLRSPRCTQAWLDGFAG; this is encoded by the coding sequence ATGGTCGACCGTGAACAGCAGAACGACCCCTCTCCCGTCGAGCCTCGACTCCCCCGACGGATCCTCGTGGCCGGTTCGTCGGGTGCGGGCAAGACGACACTGGCGGCCGCCCTCGCGAGCCGACTGAGCCTTCCCTACACGGAGCTCGATTCCCTCTTCCACGGGCCGTCCTGGACGCCCCGGGAGTCGTTCGTCGCCGATGTGACGGCGATCGCCCACGCAGATGCGTGGGTGAGCGAGTGGAGCTATTCGTCGGCTCGGCCCGTCCTCCTCGATCGGGCCGAGCTCTTCATCGGTCTCGACTACTCCCGCGCCGTCGTCATGGCACGTGTGATCCGCCGAACACTCGTCCGGCGATGGGCGCGTATCGAGCTGTGGAACGGGAACCGTGAACCGGCCCTGCGCACGGTCTTCACCGATCCCGAACACGTCGTCAGGTGGTCCTGGTCGACCTTCACGCGCAACCGGAAGCTCATCCGCTCGGTCGCCGCTGCGCCTCCACCTGGACTGGACGTGATTCTCCTCCGGTCTCCACGATGCACACAGGCCTGGCTGGACGGCTTTGCCGGGTGA
- a CDS encoding ubiquinol-cytochrome c reductase iron-sulfur subunit → MAQDGQSTELTAAGDHDEVQSVSPGTAVVSSDAVRDPGLPPHRLRVTDTDPKKAKRAERTVYTLFYLSLAGSLFAVAAYMAFPITPEDLLSVRLNNMFIGIGMTLALLGIGIGAVHWGKALMHDHEAIDIRHPVRGTDETRARAVEIFQEANEESGFGRRSLIRNTLIGALIAFPLPAVVLFRGLAPEGEDPVELLENTAWEAGTRLARDPDGTPIRASDVTIGSVFHVIPEGLPEMDHMLEEKAKAIVLLMRLKPEDLNEEESKKDWSYNGIVAYSKVCTHVGCPVALYEQQTHHLLCPCHQSQFDVANHAAVIFGPAARPLPQLPIAVDDEGYLVAQSDFKEPVGPSFWERH, encoded by the coding sequence GCCGGCGACCACGACGAGGTGCAGTCCGTCTCGCCGGGCACGGCTGTGGTGTCCTCCGATGCCGTCCGCGACCCAGGCCTCCCGCCGCACCGGTTGCGCGTCACGGACACCGACCCCAAGAAGGCCAAGCGGGCTGAACGTACGGTCTACACGCTGTTCTACCTCTCCCTCGCGGGCAGCCTCTTCGCGGTCGCGGCCTACATGGCCTTCCCGATCACGCCGGAGGACCTCCTGTCGGTCCGCTTGAACAACATGTTCATCGGTATCGGCATGACCCTCGCGCTGCTGGGCATCGGCATCGGAGCGGTGCACTGGGGCAAGGCCCTCATGCACGATCACGAGGCGATCGACATCCGTCACCCCGTCAGGGGAACGGACGAGACCCGCGCCCGCGCCGTCGAGATCTTCCAGGAGGCGAACGAGGAGAGCGGTTTCGGCCGACGCTCGCTCATCCGCAACACCCTCATCGGAGCGCTGATCGCGTTCCCGCTCCCCGCCGTCGTGCTCTTCCGCGGGCTGGCACCGGAGGGCGAGGACCCGGTCGAGCTCCTCGAGAACACCGCGTGGGAGGCAGGAACCCGACTCGCACGCGACCCGGATGGCACCCCCATCCGTGCATCGGACGTGACGATCGGCTCGGTCTTCCACGTCATCCCCGAAGGTCTCCCGGAGATGGACCACATGCTCGAGGAGAAGGCCAAGGCCATCGTCCTCCTCATGCGGCTCAAGCCTGAAGACCTCAACGAAGAGGAATCGAAGAAGGACTGGTCGTACAACGGCATCGTCGCCTACTCGAAGGTCTGCACCCACGTCGGGTGCCCCGTAGCCCTCTACGAGCAGCAGACCCATCACCTGCTGTGCCCGTGCCACCAGTCGCAGTTCGACGTGGCCAACCACGCAGCCGTCATCTTCGGACCGGCCGCACGTCCCCTCCCCCAGCTCCCCATCGCTGTCGACGACGAGGGCTACCTCGTCGCGCAGAGCGATTTCAAGGAACCCGTGGGACCGTCCTTCTGGGAGCGTCACTGA